From Nymphaea colorata isolate Beijing-Zhang1983 chromosome 6, ASM883128v2, whole genome shotgun sequence, a single genomic window includes:
- the LOC126410153 gene encoding derlin-1-like, with translation MHPSSLSPSHSLAVGSGKVASRNIINSLQGLKIKWVLASVLQVSKTYGTICALTTTVFHLGLVNPYYIALIYSEVLQCFQAFSIVLQMMPFFLGVSLVFMLLYVWSRAYLNGQINIYGLVTLKAFYLPWIVLALDVIFGSPLLPHLMGIVAGHHYYFLTVLHPSVGGRNP, from the exons ATGCATCCGTCGTCCCTCTCACCCTCTCATTCTCTTGCTGT TGGATCTGGAAAAGTTGCCTCAAGAAACATCATCAACTCCTTGCAAGGGCTGAAAATCAAATGG GTACTAGCATCAGTTCTACAAGTAAGCAAAACTTATGGAACCATATGCGCGTTGACAACAACTGTGTTTCATCTTGGCTTGGTTAATCCTTACTATATTGCTCTAATATATAGTGAAGTGCTTCAATGCTTTCAG GCATTTTCCATTGTTCTGCAGATGATGCCATTTTTCCTAGGAGTATCACTGGTTTTCATGCTTTTGTATGTATGGAGTAGAGCATATCTAAATGGTCAAATTAACATATATGGCCTTGTTACTCTAAAG GCTTTTTATCTGCCCTGGATAGTACTAGCGTTGGACGTCATCTTTGGATCTCCTTTGCTTCCACATCTAATGGGGATTGTTGCAGGTCATCATTATTACTTCTTAACTGTGCTCCATCCATCCGTTGGAGGGAGAAAcccttaa